The Brassica napus cultivar Da-Ae chromosome C1, Da-Ae, whole genome shotgun sequence DNA segment ATGAGGAATCGTGCACTAGGGTCTTAGTGGAATGTAAATATGCGGATAATTTTTATTGGAAAGGATTTAAAAGGCCGGTGTGgtactacaacatttgttaaTATGAAGATCTTAAGTTGGAATTGTCGAGGGCTTGGAACCAGTTGGACTATTAGCTATTTGCGGGAAATATATTACAAACACAGAccatagtttttgtttttatcgagacgaaacaaaattttgagtttgtaCAATCTTTTCAGTTTCATTTTGGGTTTAGTCATCTCCATACGGTTGATCCCCAAGGTAGAAGTGGGGGGCTGGCTTTATTTTATAACTCTAGTTACAAGGTTAATATTATATCATCTAGTAATAGAATTATAGATGTTGAAATGGAATATAATGGCAAGCGgatttttatatcttttgtttatggtgaaccaaaccaaaatcttCGAGATCCGGTTTGGGAGAGATTAACGAGAATAGGTATCGCTCGGGGTGAACCCTGGTTTATTATTGGAGACCTAAATGAGATTAGAGATAATCACGAGAAATAGGTTGGTACCATTCGACATGCTGATACTTTTGTGGcttttaacaatatgatagATAATTGTGGTCTTATGGAATTCCCTAGTCTCGGAAATACTTTATCATGGAGTGGGAGGAGACAATGCCAAGAAGTTCAGTGTCGTTTGGATCGGGCGCTGGGGAATAATGAATGGCATAATTTGTTTCCATGTCTATTTGTTGAATATTTGCGCATGGTTGCCTCTGATCACAGACCCATTGTAGCAACAATTGAGgataaagttataaaatatagaaGGTCTTTTCGATTTGATAAGAGGCGGATAGGGGAAGATGGTCTTATGGAGTCAATAACACAGGGATGGAACATTAATCGCGGAAGGGCAAGGGCATGAATTGTAGACAAGATACATTCGTGTAGACATGAGATTTCAGTTTGGAGGAAACTTAATCTGCCATATGGGAAGGACAAAATAGATTCCCTACAAAGAGCACTTGAGGAATTCAAaatgattttacaaaatctaatGAAGAGGTACATGAGGTATCAAGGAAATTACAAGAGGCGTATCGTGACGAGGAACAATATTGGGAACAAAAAAGTATGATTAATTGGCATGTTCTCGGGGACaggaatacaaaattttatcacGCTTTAACAAAACAAAGACGTATTCAAAATAGGATTATTGGCCTACATAATGAAGAGGGAAAATGGGTGAACTCAGAACATGATGTGGAAGGTGTAGCAGTAAGATATTTTACGGATGTGTTCAGTATATCCTCCCCAGCGGACCCAAAGGTTTTTTAGAGGAAGTACCAACATTGGTTACGGATGCCCAGAACCTAAGGCTGATGGCTATGGCTACGAAAGAAGAGGTTAGGGCTGCTTTATTTATGATGCACCCGAAAAAAGCCCCTGGTCCAGATGGGATGACTGCACTATTTTATCAACAGTCTTGGTCAATAATTAAGGATGATGTGGTCTCCACGGTTAATGACTTTCTAAGGACAAGAATTTTTGATGCGAGACTTaatttgacatatatatgtCTTATTCCGAAGACGGAGAGACCAAGTAGGATGACGGAGCTTCGACCCATAAGCTTGTGCAATGTgggttataaaattatttcaaagaTATTATGCCAGAGGTTGAAAGGTTTATTACCAATGTTAATTTCGGAGACTCAAACGGCATTTGTTTCCGGTAGGCTAATTTCAGATAACATTCTCATTGCTCAGGAGATGTTTCATGGGTTACGTACAAATAAGGCGTGCAAGGATAAATTTTTAGCaatcaaaacggatatgagtaaggcgTATGACAGAGTAGAATGACCTTTTCTCAAGAGTCTTCTTTTGAAAATGGGTTTTTCTATTGATTGGGTAGCTTTGATAATGCAATGTATATCATCGGTCAGGTCTTATTAAATGGGCAACCGAAAGGGCATATAGTCCCGGAGAGGGGCCTGCGACAAGGGAATCCGTTGTCCCCGTATTTATTCATCCTATGTATAGAAGCTCTTATTGCTAACATTCAGAAGGAGGAAAGGAGGAAACAGTTAACAGGCCTAAAAATAGCACGGGCAAGTCCACCAATTTCACATTTACTGTTTGCGGATGataatcttttcttttgtaaggctACAGTGCAGGAATGCGGGGTTATCCTTCAACTACTCAAAAACTATGAGTTAGTGCCAGGCCACCAAATTAATTTTTCGAAATCATCGATTCTTTTTGGTCATAAGGTTCCCGAGGAAGTGAGATTGGTTATTCATAATCTACTGAACACTACGAATCTGGGAGGGATGGAAACGTTTTTGGGTATACCCGAGAGTCTAGGGGttcaaaaataaagatttttggCTTTCAAAATGAGTGGgtaaataataaagtaaatagTTGGACAGTTAGATTCCTTACAGGGTGGGGGGTAAAGAGGTGCTGATAAAATCTTCAGCCGCACCTATGCCAACATATGTGATGTCATGTTTCAAACTGCCTAAAGGGGTTACACAGAAAATTACTAGCTAGTACTTTAGCGTACTTCTGGCGGAGTAGTGGGGGAAACAAAAATGGTTTACATTGGTTTTCTTGGGATAAAGTTTGCATACATAAAGAAGAAGGTGACCTAAGTTTTAGAGATCTCCAAGATTTTAATACAGCTTTATTGGCCAAACAATTATGGTGTTTGATAGATAAGcctgattatttattttccaaGGTTTTCAAAGGAAGATATTTTTAGAATTCTCATCCTTTGGATGATCACAGATCTTACTCCTCTTCTTATGGATGGAGAAGCATATGTTCAGCTCGATCTCTTGTTAAAAAAGAGGCTAATCAAAATAGTAGGGTCTGGGCACTCAATTTCTGTTTGGAATGATCCCTGGATTCCTGCTCCTCTCCCGAGGTCAGCATTACCAAAAAACCAATCTCAATTTTTAAATCCATCTCTTACGGTGAAAGATCTCATCAACCCGGTTGATAAATCCTGGAATGTAGATTTTCTCAATGAATATTTTCATCCAGATGAAGTGAAGATCATTCGTGGGATAGCAGTTAGTAGGACACAGAGGCCAGATTTGTCTGGTTGGTTGTATACAGAGTCCGGTAAGTACTCGGTTAAATCAGGTTTCAGGACAGAGTCATTATATCCAGACAGGAAACCAAGGACAATTATTTATGGACCAAACGTTAAACCACTGTTGGTGTTTACATGGAAACTTTGATGCTCCCCGAAACTGAGGAATTTCGTTTGGCAGGTTTTATCTGGGACTCTACCGGTATTTAAGAATTTGAAGGCACGGGGTATAAATTGTGATTTAAGATGTAGTATTTGTGGAGCAGATGAGGAATCTATAAATCATGTTCTCTTTGAATGTCCACCAGCATTAAAAACCTGGGCGTAATCTAGGATCCCCTCGCCTTCCGGAATATACCCATCTTCTTCGGTTTACACTAGTTTAAATTATCTCTTTTGGAGAATTCCAAAGGAATTTGATTCTGATTGCTTCCCCTGAATTATGTGGTATATATGGAAGAATAGAAATGATAATATTTATCAGAATAAGGATGGGAATCCTCAGGAAATTTTACGGAAAGCGGAAGTTGAGAGTACcctttgggctgaggcacaagtaTTGGTGCCAAACCAGTATGCAAATATCCAAACAGGGGTCACCGGACCATTAGTGGAGCATACAAGAGTGTGCTATGTCGATGGGGTTTGGCGGGAGCAAGATGTCTTCACTGGACAGGGCTGGTACTGTCGAATGAGGGGGACATCGGACGTAATGATGGGGGCAATGAATCTCCGACGAAGTCTATCACCTCTACATGCAGAATGTGAGGTTCTGATTTGGGTTATAgagtgcatgaagaccctaTAGTTTTCAGACGTAGTTTTCGCgacagattgttctcaactggtgaagatggtgtcgtCACGTGAGGATTGGCCAGCGTTTGCTACACATATGGAAGAATTCAGCCGCAGTAAGACTTTTTTCCCTAGTTTCAAGATCACACATATTCCAAGGGCACAAAACACTATGGCGGATAAGCTTGCACGTGGTACACGGAGTTCTCCCTCAGCTATGTTATATgttgtttccacaccaccggtttggatacataaaccGATGGTTTCCTTTTGGTGTATGGTGTAGTTTtttatgttgttaaaaaaaaaaaaactaataaatatacgTAAAACAATTGGGATCAATAAAACGAAAGCGCTTGACAGCTCATCTCTGTGATGTGAAAGACACGACGTAGCCAGCAAACATTAACCCAAATcgataacagaaaaaaaaaaaaaaaagtcttcacTCCGCGCAGCTAAGAGTGGCGATTTGATTCAATGTCTTCCTCGTTCACCCCCGGTCAGAATCACAGCCCCGGAAGCTCCCGGCTGCTCCAGCTCGGGGTCGCCGGCTCCGCCTCCCGCCTTAGATCTTCTTCCTCCAAGAAGCCCCCCGAGCCGCTGCGCCGAGCCGTGGCGGATTGCCTCTCGTCCTCCCACCCTCCGGCTACATCTCACCACGGCGCGATCCCTTCGATAGCACCTTCCGAAGCTCTTAGGAATCTCAGGGTATGGAATtggcttctctctctctctctcgtcttTGGAGCTGATAGATCCTGTTTGAGATGTGTTATGAGAGGCTAACGCGATAGCAAACTCCATTGATAGATCTTATTGGTTTTCGATTAAATAGTAACAAGATAGGAGTCGCTTTTCGTTAAGTAGTATTGATGCTGCAGTTGAATCTCGAAGCTAGGAAGGTCCTATTGTTGTTTCTGAAGCCATTGGATTAGAATCCCAGAGTGGATGCAAAAATGTTTTGGTAAAGGGATATGTGATTTGGTTGTTATCTATGTTATTGGCTTAGTAGAACCTTTGTAATTGCATGAGAATAGTTTTATGCGTCTATGGGAAGTGTATGACGCTTACACAATCACTTGCTGGTTACAGGATTATTTATCAGCCACTGGCACGACTGACCTGGCCTACAACATGCTGTTAGAGCATACTATAGCAGAGAGAGATCGCAGGTGATTTTACTCTTGACTCGGCTACATGTGTATTTGGTTCTTTCCAATACTTTCTCATGTCATGATAATGAGACAATGGTATAAGAATCTAAATGTTTCTCAATATCATGGTTTTTTTAAATAACGTTTTTGCTAATGTTCAATCACTTTTCTGCAGTCCAGCTGTGGTGACGAGGTGTGTGGCATTACTGAAACGATATCTCTTAAGGTAAAATATAGTCTAGTCGAATAACTTGATTATTTTCATTTGCTTCTTTGAACTAGCATCTCTTTCATTTATCAAAGCCCCTCAGCTCATCCTTCTTATTATTACCTTTATTTCTGCTCCGTTTATGGGGATTGTTACGTTTGGTTAATTATTTAGTAGATCATTTGAATATGGAGGGGGCATAGTGGCTGTTCAGGCGTTAGAGATTTtgtgtacatttttttttggctatATTATGAGGCTTGTGTGCAATATCTAACAGGTCGTCCAGTGTTTTCCATggattatatttttacattataaTGATCCTAGTTGTTCCTACACTACAGATATAAGCCTGGGGAGGAGACACTACTGCAGGTCGATAAATTTTGCGTGAACTTGATTGCTGAATGCGATGCTAGCTTGAAGCAAAAATCATTGCCTGTTTTATCAGCACCAGCGGGTGCTTCTCCTTTACCTGTGTCCAGTTTTGCTTCTGCAGCTTTGGTGAAGTCATTGCATTATGTGCGTTCTCTTGTGGCACTACATATACCAAGGCGATCCTTTCAACCAGCGGCATTTGCCGGAGCTACTCTTGCATCAAGACAGTTATTGCCATCTCTATCTTCTTTGTTGAGCAAATCATTCAATTCTCAATTAAGTCCTGCAAATGCCGTAGAGTCTCCTCAGAAAAAGGATGCTGCAAATCTGTCTGTTTCAAACTTGTCAAATATAGAAGAGTTTAATGCTATGGAAGACACTGAGTACATATCATCAGACTTACTGAATTGGCGTTGGGTTGGGGAGCTCCAGTTTTCGTCAGCTTCTTCTGAAAGGTACGTCGTACAGGGTTTTATCTACAAAAACGCGCCTTTGCCTCTTTTCTTGACTATACACGCAGCACGTTTGTATCTTACTAGAAAAACTCTAATTCAATTACTATCACAAAAAATTCATTCGTTGCATGGTAATAGTACTTGGCTATCACTGAATGAATTTTCTCTGCATGGTTAGCGAACGCCCTGTGAATCTCCAAGACATGAACAATTGTAATCTCTTGGAAGTTGGTGCTGCGGGCCTGCTCGTAGGAGATATGGAAGCTAAAATGAAGGGCCACCACTGGAAATATTTTGGTACCGCAGAGATGCCTTACTTAGAACAGCTGCTGCAGCCAGCTTCAGTCACAATGATAACAAACTCAGCCTCAGCTCGTTCCCATTTGAGAGCGATAACAGCTTCCAAACGCACTAGAACTGGCCCTCAGCAGATCTGGTATGTATTATCTTGTGTTTTTCTGAAGTAAATTGCAAAGTGATGACTTAGGATTATGCTTGCATTTTATACCTTGCAAGCTTTCGCGTGATTCCAAGATTTCAAGAAGTGATTAAAATTATTTCCTCTAGAACAGATTCCAGCTGTTAATTGTGATAATGCAGTAGAGGCAAAAACAtggattttaaattttgatttaaggGGGTTTTCTGAAATGGTACATTTTGGAAACCAGCAAGCTGTTGATTACAAAAGTCCTCCATTTGATGTTAAGAAAATTTATGACCCGTTCTGCATTGTTCGAGACTGTTCTACAACTGACAGAACGGCATTTCCGGATAGTTTCGAAAGAATCAAATAAATGGTGCTATTTGAAATAGATATCTTTTCAGGGATTGCAGTTTTGCATGATTGGGCCTAATGAGGATAATGTTTTGgaaattattattatcttaaAGCATAACACTCTGCTTTGAAAGTTAGTGTTAGTTCTTAGATTGAAGATTTGCATGATCTGCAGGGATGATTCCACAGTTAGCACATTTCGTCCACGTGCCAGACCACTTTTTCAGTATCGTCATTACAGGTAAAAGATGGATATCTTTATGATCTTTGGGTCCTTCATTTACGTAATACTAAGGCTATGTCAATAAGGTTTCCCTTTTCAACATCTAAGATAATGCCTAATATTAGACTCTCTAAGGTTTGAATCGGTAAGCGACTGACAAAGAGCTGCTAGTTGAATAAACTCTTAACGTTCAGTATATATTATTTCACTGTAAATTATTGTTGTTTGAGACTTAAGAGTGCCTCCTCCACTGTTGTGTATGTGCATGATGCATCAAGCCGTTTGCGTAAATAACTGTATTTTGTTGGCTGTTGTGAATGAAAAGGGATTATCTGCATGGAAGCATCTTTCTGATGCAAATTTTAACTTTCGTTTCTATCACAACAAATGACTATCGTTGTTCCCTGCACGATTTTTCAGTGAACAACAACCACTGCGCCTAAACCCTGCCGAGGTAGGTGAGGTGATCGCTGCTGTTTGTTCCGAGGCATCATCCACCCCTTCAAATCCAATGACCGTATCACCCCAATTAAATAGCAAGACTGGGAAGCCGTCGATGGATGTGGCTGTGAGCGTCCTAATAAAGCTTGTAATTGACATGTACGGTTTGTTACACTGCAGCCAACCTAATTGCGTCGTCTCATTAAGATTTCTAGTTATCCTTTCCTCCCTTTTATTATTGTTGACAAGCTTATGGTACTAAGTTTTGAAAACCTTCTCTTTTTAGGTATGTATTGGACGCTAGAATTGCTGCTCCTCTTACTCTCTCCATGCTTGAGGTGGGACATCTAGTCATATACAGTATTGTGATATTTACACTGCTTGCTAACTGTTCCACCCATGCGTACAAATTTATTTCAGGAAATGCTATGCTCCACAAATGCAGCTTGTAGGATTCGAGTATTTGATTTAATTCTTAATTTAGGAGTTCATGCACAACTGTTAGAGCCAAAGATAAATGACAATGCTACAACCATTGAGGAAGAATACGCCCAAGAAACATTTATCGATAATGAAAACAAGATGCTGCTTCAAGGGACGAGAACGAAAGACTTGCCCAAGATGTCAAGCACTTCTTCAGCTATTGAGAACTTTGAGTCTTGgatattaaaaatcttatttgaaATTCTACTTCTTCTTGTTCAGGTATCGCACTCTCTTCTTGCTTCTCTGTTTGATGTCAAATCTAGAATTGTGTTGGATTTTATACCTTCAAAATTGTTTTCGTAGGTTGAGGAAAAGGAAGAATCCGTTTGGGCATCTGCTCTCAGCTGCTTGCTATATTTTGTCTGTGATAGAGGCAAAATACGAAGAAACCAGCTAAATGGTCTTGACATAAGGGTATGTTAGTTCTGTGAGGCTGAATATTTTCTTTGCCTTCTGCTGTGTGGATGATTCCTTGTTTCATTACCCTCCTCTCatttagatttgttttattgatatatttatGTGATCTGTGTTTCCGGCTGCATGCTACCATTACATTGGCTCCTATGCTAAGTTGTGCTTTCTGACGAGCCAGTCACTTTCCGTGAATCAGGTTATCAAAGCTCTTCTGGGAACTAGCAAAAGGAATTCTTGGTCAGAAGTTGTTCATTCCAAGCTTATTTGTATCATGACAAACATGTTTTTTCGATCTCCAGAACTAGATGGCTCTACCAAAGCAACTTCAAGAGCCTCAAATTTTCTTGTAGAACAGGTCGATCTGATTGGTGGCGTGGAGTTCATTTTCTATAAGGTACTACGAATATATACTCAGTTTTTTCTCAGAAACCATTTAAATAGATACTTTGAGCCTCGATTATTTCCTGTTAGATTGAGGGATTCATCTTATTGATACAGTACTCTTTGGCGACAACtagagaggaaagaagaaatctCTACTCGGTTTTATTTGACTATGTCCTGCATCAAATTAATGAGGCATGCTCAGTTGCTGGTCTTTCTGAGTACACTGATGATGAGATTCAACCTTTGGCTGTTCGACTTGCTCTTGCTGATGCACCTGAAGCTTTCTACATTTCTGTTAAGCTTGGTGTTGAAGGCATAGGGGAAATCCTGCGAAGATCAATTGCTGCAGCATTGTCCGGGTTCAGCAACAGTGAACGTCTAAACCAGGTAGGTTGGcaacataatttttttctgaGGGTCTGATTAAGTGGTCTTCTTTTATATTGTTTGCTAGTCAGAGCTCTTTTCTAACTTCCTTTTTCCTTGCTCGCAGCTTTTGGCAAATATAACAGAAAAATTTGACACGATAATACGTTCGTTTACTCACTTGGACATAGAGTTTCGGCATCTCAAACAGCTAACCAAATCGCACAAGTTCATGGACAGCATTCAAGAATTAAGAAATGATATTAGGATGCCAGTGAATCTAGCTTGGGCTACTTTACACTCTCTTCTTCATTCAGAAAGAGCCACATACCGTCAAAATGGATATATCTGGTTGGGGGATCTTCTGATTGCGGAAATTAGTGAAGAGGGTGGTGGAAGTGTATGGCTGAACATAAAAGATCTGCAGCAAAAGATTGCCCTCTGTGGTGCCTCGGACTCTCTGATTACTTCTGATATACCTATTTCCATACAGCTTCTGTGTGGACTCTTGAAATCAAGGAACAGTGTTATAAGATGGGGTTTCCTGTTCATTCTGGAGAGGCTTCTTATGCGTTCCAAGTTCTTACTAGATGAGAATGAGACACAGCGATCAATTGGTGCTAGTCAGGATCAGAAAGACACACGACTAGAGAAAGCAAACGCTGTTATAGACATAATGAGCAGCGCTTTGTCTTTGATGGCACAAATAAATGAAACCGACCGGATTAATATCTTAAAGGTACACAATCGTGGAACCCTTTTGTTTGCTCTTTTATTTTGCTTTGTCAAATGTCCTATTAAAGGTCACTCTAAAGCTTACTGATATTTATCAGAAATATATGTTCTTATTGGAATTTTTATAAGTTCTAATTTATCTTTGTCTTCTCTCTGTTGTTTCCATGCAGATGTGTGACATTCTTTTCTCGCAATTGTGCTTGAAAGTTCTGTCTCCTGATGATGAAACAGCCCCCAATTCTGCTGATAGAAATAGCAAATCCGAAACTTCCCATCGTAACAGCTATAAAGAGAATATGGATGATGCTGACACCAGGCCTCGGTACAACAGTGTCCCTGTTTCAACGTGCGAGACAGCGTCAATGGCAGCAATGCTTCTTCGCGGGCAAGCCACCGTCCCTATGCAGCTGGTTGCGCGTGTTCCAGCGGCTTTGTTTTATTGGCCCTTAATTCAACTAGCAGGTGCAGCAACTGACAATATTGCACTTGGTGTCGCCGTTGGAAGCAAAGGAAGAGGAAATATCCCAGGGGCAACCTCTGATATCCGAGCCACCCTGCTATTACTTCTGATCGGTAAATGCACAGCGGATACAGTTGCTTTTCAAGAAGTTGGTGGAGAGGAGTTCTTTAGGTGATTCATTGACTCTTCCATACTTCAAAACCcagttgatttatatgttcaacATGTTTCATGGCATTTACGAACTTATATTTATCTATGCAGGGAACTCCTGGATGATACTGACTCAAGGGTGGCTTATTACTCTTCAGCCTTTCTACTAAAGGCAAGAAAATTTCTCAAACTcacaattttgattttaaaagacATTCATACAACTAAAGAAAAAccaagttttcaaaaaaaaaattgttcatctTTTGCTCACTGGTTAAAGTTTGGGTTATTTCAGAGGATGATGACGGAGGAACCAGAAAATTACCAAAACATGCTTCAGAAGCTTGTCTTTAAGGCTCAGCAGGTAAatgctattttgatcatttagaGTGCGTAGTCATTAAAATATCAATgagctttttcttcttctttttatgtgTGCCACAAATAATAGTATTCTTGTGTTGTGCAGAGCAATAATGAGAAACTGCTGGAGAATCCATACCTGCAGATGTGTGGTATACTCCAGCTATCAAACGAGCTTTGAGCTCGGGGGCTCTCATAAGTCTCCAGTTTATTACATATGGCCTCTGTAAGTTCCTCGGTTTCACAAAATCCTAGAGAGTTACTTTACCACCACCCTGcagcaaaaagaagaagagagagtttaGTGAAAGTAAAAATCATTTCATAGATACTGGACTCGTCGCTGAAAGTAGCAGGGGGGAATCTGCAAGTGGATTCAGATATGGCTTCTTGTGTGACAGACACTGTGGCTGAGATCTGAAGAAAGTTGTTGATAGTAAAGCGTTGGCTGAAGGGATCATCTGGAATGTGATCATATGACTCATCCGCCTTCTCCTTTTTCCGCGGGAATGGCGCGACTTTAAGGAACTTACAGAAACACTAAGCATCTGATGATAACTGCCgcatgtgattttttttttttgacctaacaaactgaatatattttttttctcttatgcTCTTATGTGTGTAAAATTAGCAAAATCATGAACAGAGGCTATAGTtccagaaattttatttttcatggaGCCAAGCTTTTGTACAGAGTTTGGAACAAAACCAGTTAGGAGTTTGTATTGTGTAGAGAACTAGAGATAGTGAAGCTTGTTGGCCTTTGGGTGTTCGAATGTTTTGCCTTTAAAATGGATATGTGAAAGTGTGAACCTAACCAGTTCCTTTTCTTCTCGTTAACTCTGGCTGCCATTGTTTCGTTAAGAGATACTACTAACCATGTTTTATGATGTGTATGTACGAAAAGCCTGAATCACAccaatttgaaaataaaaggaatgaaaCATTAGTAAGATACACTGCCCTGAGTAAAACGACTACGTATGTGAAAAGGGCAAGTAATTACGTAATGGGCCAGGCTTGTTTCGTAGCAAAGTAAATAAAAGAAGAGAAACGAAACCCTCAGACATCGAGACTCTGAGATCCAACAACAATCGCGTCTGGTTCCTGGAGATCTGATCATTTTCCCACCGATTCACCGTCTGATAAAAAGGTAAATCTACCATTCTTTCTTCGGAGATCTGGTTCCAACTAGTGTGTTTGTTTTTGATCTGCTCACTCTCAGTCTAAGTTTGTGTGGTCCTTTGAATCTGTCTCTGTCGACGAAAACTGTCAATTTTCTCTTGTCGGATTGTGTCACGTTTTGGAGTTTTAGGTGTTTTGAATCTCAACTTTTCATACAATGTGATCCCATAGCGGAGTGGATATCGCGTTAGACTCCGAATCTAAAGGTCGTGGGTTCGATTCCCACTGGGATCATCCCTTttgcttactttttttttctctgagcTTAATAGTAGTCTCAATCAATTTTGTTCTCTTAACAATGATCAATTGGATTTAGGTCTAGCTCTCGTTGGGTTTATAACACATTTTCTTTCTCTGTGCAATCTATATGAGGGCTACTTTTGACTCATGTATGCAATTTTCTCCTAATAGACTCTTCTGTGAactctgtgttttttttttgttgtttattgGTGGAACAAGACTTGTTTCGCTCaaatgtttgtttgtgttgattGCAGATGATTGATGATCAAGATTTGGGGTTTATAGTCAATTCTCTTGGCATCTTCATCTTCGGATTGGTAATTACTTATCATTACGTAGCTGCTGATCCCAAATACGAAGCCACTTGAGTGAATTTATCTTTAGATTATGTAAGGCTTTATAGTTTATATCTGTTTCAAACTGAGAAGAGAATAACAACAGTCTATGCTTAGAATGAAAATGTTGTCAAGATGTTCGTAATCCATTCCACACCTTTATTCCAGTTTTGGTTTTCAAATTTGATGTTCATGTTTGATGAATA contains these protein-coding regions:
- the LOC106377475 gene encoding uncharacterized protein LOC106377475 gives rise to the protein MSSSFTPGQNHSPGSSRLLQLGVAGSASRLRSSSSKKPPEPLRRAVADCLSSSHPPATSHHGAIPSIAPSEALRNLRDYLSATGTTDLAYNMLLEHTIAERDRSPAVVTRCVALLKRYLLRYKPGEETLLQVDKFCVNLIAECDASLKQKSLPVLSAPAGASPLPVSSFASAALVKSLHYVRSLVALHIPRRSFQPAAFAGATLASRQLLPSLSSLLSKSFNSQLSPANAVESPQKKDAANLSVSNLSNIEEFNAMEDTEYISSDLLNWRWVGELQFSSASSESERPVNLQDMNNCNLLEVGAAGLLVGDMEAKMKGHHWKYFGTAEMPYLEQLLQPASVTMITNSASARSHLRAITASKRTRTGPQQIWDDSTVSTFRPRARPLFQYRHYSEQQPLRLNPAEVGEVIAAVCSEASSTPSNPMTVSPQLNSKTGKPSMDVAVSVLIKLVIDMYVLDARIAAPLTLSMLEEMLCSTNAACRIRVFDLILNLGVHAQLLEPKINDNATTIEEEYAQETFIDNENKMLLQGTRTKDLPKMSSTSSAIENFESWILKILFEILLLLVQVEEKEESVWASALSCLLYFVCDRGKIRRNQLNGLDIRVIKALLGTSKRNSWSEVVHSKLICIMTNMFFRSPELDGSTKATSRASNFLVEQVDLIGGVEFIFYKYSLATTREERRNLYSVLFDYVLHQINEACSVAGLSEYTDDEIQPLAVRLALADAPEAFYISVKLGVEGIGEILRRSIAAALSGFSNSERLNQLLANITEKFDTIIRSFTHLDIEFRHLKQLTKSHKFMDSIQELRNDIRMPVNLAWATLHSLLHSERATYRQNGYIWLGDLLIAEISEEGGGSVWLNIKDLQQKIALCGASDSLITSDIPISIQLLCGLLKSRNSVIRWGFLFILERLLMRSKFLLDENETQRSIGASQDQKDTRLEKANAVIDIMSSALSLMAQINETDRINILKMCDILFSQLCLKVLSPDDETAPNSADRNSKSETSHRNSYKENMDDADTRPRYNSVPVSTCETASMAAMLLRGQATVPMQLVARVPAALFYWPLIQLAGAATDNIALGVAVGSKGRGNIPGATSDIRATLLLLLIGKCTADTVAFQEVGGEEFFRELLDDTDSRVAYYSSAFLLKRMMTEEPENYQNMLQKLVFKAQQSNNEKLLENPYLQMCGILQLSNEL